Proteins encoded within one genomic window of Chlorobaculum sp. MV4-Y:
- a CDS encoding transposase yields the protein MKTRHYSTEQIISTLKEADSGIPVKDLYRQHGLSDATIDNWKSKYGSMTVSEAKRNAVRHLHEHFGRRFRKLCMLIGLSRTSWHDKPKPDTHEPVRQRLWELADEQKRRKFDNAPAFIGKALDAWAHRHGVKLVFNRPGKPVDNTSIREIIGQWQEDDNSIRPHSSSGRLIPEELMVQQTDFYQKEVVL from the coding sequence ATGAAAACCAGGCATTACAGTACAGAACAGATCATCAGCACCTTAAAGGAAGCCGATTCCGGCATACCGGTCAAGGATCTTTATCGTCAACACGGCCTCAGCGATGCGACGATTGACAACTGGAAATCGAAGTACGGCAGCATGACGGTCAGTGAAGCCAAGCGCAACGCTGTCAGGCACTTGCATGAACACTTCGGGCGGCGTTTTAGAAAGCTCTGTATGCTGATTGGGCTGAGCCGTACAAGTTGGCATGACAAACCCAAACCGGATACCCATGAACCGGTTCGCCAGCGATTATGGGAGTTGGCCGATGAACAGAAGCGTCGGAAATTCGATAACGCCCCTGCATTCATCGGGAAAGCTCTTGATGCATGGGCGCATCGTCATGGAGTTAAACTGGTGTTCAATCGTCCGGGCAAACCGGTCGACAACACCTCTATTCGAGAGATCATCGGGCAATGGCAGGAGGATGACAATTCGATCCGCCCGCACAGCTCTTCAGGAAGGCTGATACCGGAAGAATTGATGGTTCAGCAAACGGATTTTTACCAAAAAGAAGTGGTCTTATAG
- the recB gene encoding exodeoxyribonuclease V subunit beta, with protein MAGLLNILDHAAVALSGMTLIEASAGTGKTYAIASLYLRLLVEKELRPEQILVVTFTEAATKELRSRIRRRIREALDVFRGDETEDEFLVALRDRAEQSGSTEQAAVLLEAALAEFDMASIFTIHGFCLRALQDQAFESGALYDTELMDDQSALAGQVIDDFWRERFFGSANRLLAYALLKKWTPDTLMAFLQSLQLSEHDVVLPVYGETEITRIENEAQAVFDEIRRIWRDEREAISTILRSDKSLSRSEKFYRDDKVEPLLSSLDEFAAGGNPFALFDGFEKLTASGIAAGTKSSKTSPEHPFFEACERLQSAADERLLALKSELVTFYRKRLPERKKEGNIRFFDDLLADLYHALADGTEADALTEALRNRYRAALIDEFQDTDPVQYDIFRRIYAGSDAPLFLIGDPKQAIYSFRGADIFTYLQAASDVGEERRFTLNTNWRSMPKLLDGFNRLFDHARQPFVFDGIPSPPLVAGRLTAESSAEPPLELCLLDGGEEDGSLKSGDATQFAAEACASMVAETIGGGTEASDIAVIVRTHRQARLMQATLRKAGIVSVMRSDESVFASIEAEEVRMLVSALADPGRETLVRAALVTPIFGLNGSDIARLNSDENAWAARLQEFRDYHRLWRERGFMVMARELMRREGVRERLLATAGASGERALTNVLHCFELLHREAHARGLGMESLVAWFSERVARRERGEEYQIRLESDEPAVKIVTAHVSKGLQYPVVFCPFQFVGGNGKDEVALCHDEAGRMLRDFGSAALARHRTLAARETLAENLRLFYVALTRAEQRCIFFTTRIVDGRKSGKPPQLAPASYLLYASDDARRSVDPVANATAELSAIGVDTMAGRLEKLADESDGAMQVKRLTLGDDFRVSVPSAGTTEQPELVLRRFEKILETDWRIASFTTLSRHKHMAFELPDRDESAPAEPAAPLALPEADRSIFAFPKGAGAGILMHSIFETLDFASASETDIDTACATALDRYGFDEAWQPALAGMAREVLATPLSSPGGPFTLGGLKPRTWFTELEFFFPLKRITAPELAEMLAQHGVIPAGADPAAALQALDFAPVKGMLMGFMDMVFEVRGRFWLLDWKSNHLGNSVEEYRRERLEQAMTDNLYRLQYLLYTVALDRYLSLRVPGYRYETHFGGAIYVFVRGVSAERGEAFGFYRDLPSVELIRELSELLVEMPTGEDEG; from the coding sequence ATGGCCGGATTACTAAACATCCTCGACCATGCCGCCGTCGCGCTCTCCGGCATGACCCTCATCGAGGCGAGTGCGGGCACTGGCAAGACCTACGCCATCGCCTCGCTTTACCTGCGACTGCTGGTCGAAAAAGAGCTGCGGCCCGAGCAGATTCTCGTTGTCACCTTCACCGAGGCCGCCACGAAGGAGCTTCGCTCGCGAATCCGCCGCCGCATTCGCGAGGCACTCGACGTATTTCGCGGCGATGAGACGGAGGACGAATTTCTTGTCGCCTTGCGCGACCGCGCCGAACAATCCGGCTCGACCGAACAGGCCGCTGTGCTGCTCGAAGCGGCGCTTGCCGAGTTCGACATGGCCTCGATCTTCACGATTCACGGTTTCTGCCTGCGGGCGTTGCAGGATCAGGCCTTCGAGAGCGGGGCGCTGTACGACACCGAGCTGATGGACGACCAGTCCGCGCTTGCCGGGCAGGTGATCGACGACTTCTGGCGGGAGCGCTTTTTCGGAAGCGCCAACCGCCTACTCGCCTACGCGCTGCTGAAAAAGTGGACGCCCGACACCCTCATGGCGTTCCTGCAATCGTTGCAGCTCTCGGAGCACGACGTGGTGTTGCCGGTTTACGGCGAAACGGAGATCACACGGATCGAGAATGAAGCGCAAGCGGTCTTCGACGAAATACGGCGTATCTGGCGTGACGAGCGCGAGGCAATTTCGACGATTCTGCGCAGCGACAAAAGCCTCAGCCGTTCCGAAAAATTTTATCGCGATGATAAAGTCGAGCCGTTGCTGTCGTCGCTCGACGAGTTCGCGGCTGGCGGCAATCCCTTCGCGCTTTTTGACGGTTTCGAAAAGCTGACCGCCTCCGGCATCGCGGCAGGCACAAAGTCTTCCAAGACATCACCTGAACATCCCTTTTTCGAGGCCTGCGAGCGGTTGCAGTCGGCGGCGGATGAGCGGTTGCTGGCGCTTAAGTCCGAGCTTGTGACCTTCTATCGAAAGCGGCTGCCGGAGCGCAAAAAGGAGGGCAACATCCGCTTTTTTGACGATCTGCTTGCCGACCTTTACCACGCCCTCGCCGACGGTACTGAGGCTGACGCACTGACCGAGGCGCTGCGAAATCGCTATCGGGCGGCGCTGATCGACGAGTTTCAGGACACCGATCCGGTGCAGTACGACATCTTCCGGCGCATTTACGCTGGTTCGGATGCGCCACTTTTTCTCATCGGCGATCCCAAGCAGGCGATCTACAGCTTCCGGGGGGCCGACATTTTCACCTATCTGCAGGCTGCCAGCGACGTTGGCGAGGAGCGGCGATTTACGCTCAACACCAACTGGCGCTCGATGCCAAAGCTGCTCGACGGCTTCAATCGGCTTTTCGACCATGCCCGCCAGCCCTTCGTTTTCGACGGCATACCGTCACCGCCGCTCGTGGCGGGCCGCCTCACCGCCGAAAGCTCCGCCGAGCCGCCGCTCGAACTCTGCCTGCTCGATGGCGGCGAGGAGGACGGCAGCCTGAAAAGCGGCGACGCCACGCAGTTCGCAGCGGAAGCGTGCGCTTCGATGGTGGCCGAAACGATCGGTGGTGGCACGGAAGCGAGCGACATCGCGGTGATCGTGCGCACCCACCGGCAGGCCCGGCTGATGCAGGCGACGCTGCGTAAAGCGGGCATCGTGTCGGTCATGCGCAGCGACGAAAGCGTCTTCGCCTCCATCGAGGCCGAGGAGGTGCGCATGCTCGTGTCGGCGCTCGCCGATCCGGGCCGCGAAACGCTCGTACGCGCTGCGCTCGTTACGCCGATTTTCGGCCTGAACGGTAGCGACATCGCCCGCCTCAACAGCGACGAAAACGCTTGGGCCGCGCGGTTGCAGGAGTTTCGCGACTACCACCGCCTCTGGCGAGAGCGCGGCTTCATGGTGATGGCCCGTGAGCTGATGCGCCGCGAAGGGGTACGCGAGCGACTGTTGGCCACGGCGGGCGCGTCCGGCGAGCGGGCGCTGACCAACGTGCTGCACTGCTTCGAGCTGCTGCATCGCGAGGCGCACGCCAGGGGGCTTGGTATGGAGAGTCTCGTGGCGTGGTTCAGCGAGCGCGTGGCGAGGCGCGAGCGCGGCGAGGAGTACCAGATTCGCCTCGAAAGCGACGAACCGGCGGTCAAAATCGTCACAGCGCACGTCAGCAAAGGGTTGCAGTACCCGGTCGTCTTTTGCCCGTTCCAGTTCGTCGGCGGCAACGGCAAGGATGAGGTGGCGCTGTGCCACGATGAGGCTGGGCGGATGCTCCGCGATTTCGGTTCGGCAGCGCTCGCCCGTCACCGGACGCTTGCCGCGCGGGAGACGCTCGCCGAAAACCTGCGGCTCTTCTACGTCGCTCTGACGCGGGCCGAACAGCGCTGCATCTTCTTCACCACCCGCATCGTCGATGGCCGCAAAAGCGGCAAGCCGCCGCAACTTGCGCCTGCATCATATTTACTCTACGCCTCGGACGACGCCCGCCGTAGCGTCGATCCGGTTGCCAACGCGACGGCTGAGCTTTCGGCAATTGGCGTGGATACAATGGCCGGACGATTGGAGAAACTGGCGGATGAATCGGATGGCGCAATGCAGGTCAAACGGCTGACGCTGGGCGACGATTTCCGCGTGAGCGTCCCGTCTGCCGGAACGACGGAGCAGCCTGAACTCGTGCTTCGCCGGTTCGAGAAAATCCTCGAAACCGACTGGCGGATTGCGAGTTTCACCACGCTCAGCCGCCACAAGCACATGGCTTTCGAGCTGCCCGACCGCGACGAAAGCGCTCCGGCGGAACCCGCCGCGCCGCTCGCGCTGCCGGAAGCGGATCGCTCCATTTTCGCCTTTCCGAAAGGAGCCGGAGCGGGCATCCTGATGCACTCGATCTTCGAGACGCTCGACTTCGCCTCGGCATCGGAGACCGACATCGACACGGCCTGCGCGACGGCGCTCGACCGGTACGGCTTTGATGAGGCGTGGCAACCGGCGCTTGCCGGCATGGCGAGGGAGGTGCTCGCAACGCCGCTTTCGTCGCCCGGCGGCCCATTCACCCTCGGCGGCCTGAAGCCGCGAACATGGTTCACCGAGCTGGAGTTCTTCTTCCCGCTCAAACGCATCACCGCGCCGGAGTTGGCCGAAATGCTTGCGCAACATGGCGTTATCCCTGCGGGCGCCGATCCTGCCGCCGCGTTGCAGGCGCTCGATTTCGCGCCGGTGAAGGGGATGCTGATGGGTTTCATGGACATGGTGTTCGAGGTCCGGGGGCGATTCTGGCTGCTCGACTGGAAGTCCAACCATCTCGGCAATTCGGTCGAGGAGTACCGCCGCGAGCGGCTCGAACAGGCGATGACGGACAACCTCTACCGCCTGCAATACCTGCTCTACACGGTCGCGCTCGACCGCTACCTCTCGCTGCGCGTGCCGGGCTACCGCTACGAAACGCACTTCGGCGGCGCAATCTACGTCTTTGTCCGTGGCGTCAGTGCCGAACGCGGCGAAGCGTTCGGTTTCTACCGTGACCTGCCGTCCGTGGAGCTGATCCGCGAACTGAGCGAACTGCTTGTCGAAATGCCAACGGGGGAGGACGAAGGATGA